A single Nocardioides bizhenqiangii DNA region contains:
- a CDS encoding YihY/virulence factor BrkB family protein — MPSIVDRVKQRIAATRERRPLLDHAVRTVEHYTRVKGNIQAGAVTYFAFISFFPILALAFAVIGFVARVYDGAESDLIDAVNSVLPGLVGEGEGQISLHDIRDSAPGILSVGIVVVLYSGLGWLSSMRDALIVMFELPQREHPNFFIGKVRDLIALTLLGVVLIVSVGISGVVRGLSEQILDWMGLGSDLGWLLGLLAVVIGLAANALLFFALFRILAHPDLPPRALWSGAILGAVGFEVLKQISQLLLQSTASSPAFQAFGIALILVVWIYYFSRVVMYAASWAYVHPASRALRPEGVATVEGPPSPPLPWRERLAADRETESVATRWAVPFAAGSAATLALVALLRRTGNKNPQERNR; from the coding sequence GTGCCTTCGATCGTCGACAGGGTCAAGCAGCGGATCGCTGCCACGCGCGAACGGCGGCCGCTGCTCGACCACGCGGTGCGCACGGTCGAGCACTACACCCGGGTCAAGGGCAACATCCAGGCCGGCGCGGTCACCTACTTCGCGTTCATCTCGTTCTTCCCGATCCTGGCGCTGGCGTTCGCGGTCATCGGCTTCGTCGCGCGGGTCTACGACGGCGCCGAGAGCGATCTCATCGACGCCGTCAACTCGGTGCTCCCGGGGCTGGTCGGCGAGGGCGAAGGACAGATCTCGCTGCACGACATCCGCGACTCGGCACCCGGCATCCTGTCGGTCGGCATCGTCGTCGTCCTGTACTCCGGCCTGGGCTGGCTGTCGAGCATGCGCGACGCGTTGATCGTGATGTTCGAGCTCCCGCAGCGCGAGCACCCCAACTTCTTCATCGGCAAGGTCCGCGACCTGATCGCCCTCACCCTGCTGGGAGTCGTGCTGATCGTGAGCGTCGGCATCTCCGGCGTCGTACGCGGACTCTCCGAGCAGATCCTCGACTGGATGGGGCTGGGATCGGACCTGGGCTGGCTGCTCGGCCTCCTCGCGGTGGTGATCGGCCTGGCCGCCAACGCCCTGCTCTTCTTCGCCCTGTTCCGGATCCTCGCCCATCCCGACCTGCCTCCCCGGGCGCTCTGGTCGGGCGCGATCCTCGGTGCCGTCGGGTTCGAGGTGCTCAAGCAGATCTCGCAGCTGCTGCTGCAGTCGACCGCGAGCTCGCCCGCCTTCCAGGCCTTCGGCATCGCGCTGATCCTCGTGGTCTGGATCTACTACTTCTCCCGGGTCGTGATGTACGCCGCGTCATGGGCCTACGTGCACCCCGCGTCGCGTGCCCTCCGGCCGGAGGGCGTGGCCACCGTCGAGGGACCGCCGTCACCACCGCTCCCGTGGCGGGAGCGGCTCGCCGCCGACCGTGAGACCGAGTCGGTCGCGACGCGCTGGGCGGTCCCGTTCGCCGCCGGCAGCGCAGCGACGCTCGCCCTGGTCGCACTGCTCAGACGGACGGGCAACAAGAATCCGCAAGAACGCAACCGATGA
- a CDS encoding 2'-5' RNA ligase family protein, which produces MPTIGVAIAIPEPWATDLQNYRLRIGDPTASGVPSHITLIPPLELDGSLAEIEEHLERAAGRHSGFRVHLRGTGTFRPVSPVVFITLVEGISQCELLADDVRAGPLDTALKFPYHPHVTVAHHLGDDELDRAFDDLSDFECSFEVADFHLYVHEGELGWQSSRSFPLSRG; this is translated from the coding sequence GTGCCGACGATCGGCGTCGCGATCGCCATCCCGGAGCCGTGGGCGACGGATCTCCAGAACTACCGGCTCCGGATCGGAGATCCCACCGCTTCCGGCGTCCCGAGCCACATCACCCTCATCCCGCCGCTCGAGCTGGACGGGAGTCTTGCTGAGATCGAGGAGCACCTCGAGCGGGCCGCCGGACGGCACTCCGGCTTCCGCGTGCACCTACGGGGGACGGGTACCTTCCGCCCGGTGTCGCCGGTCGTCTTCATCACGCTCGTGGAGGGGATCTCCCAGTGCGAGCTGCTCGCCGACGACGTACGGGCCGGCCCGCTCGACACGGCCCTCAAGTTCCCCTACCACCCGCACGTGACGGTGGCTCACCACCTGGGCGACGACGAGCTGGACCGGGCCTTCGACGACCTGAGCGACTTCGAGTGCTCGTTCGAGGTCGCGGACTTCCACCTGTACGTTCATGAAGGTGAGCTGGGCTGGCAGTCGAGCCGGTCGTTCCCACTGAGCCGCGGGTAG
- the trpS gene encoding tryptophan--tRNA ligase, giving the protein MSATTEQQPLPETAQPTVPEGGARPRVLSGIQPTADSFHFGNYLGALRQWVDLQRDHQPFFFIADLHAITVEHDPKLLRERTLRAAAQLLAMGIDPNRASIFVQSQIPEHAQLAWVLNCLTGFGEARRMTQFKDKSAKQGEGAASVGLFTYPILQAADILLYRPHFVPVGEDQRQHLELTRDLAQRFNSRYKKTFRLPEPYILKSTAKIYDLQLVDKQMSKSIGGSGCVWLLDEPSASAKKIRSAVTDSGSEIRYDAEEKPGISNLLTIYSALSGESIATLEEQYAGKGYGALKGDLADLVVTFVTPFRERTLELLDDQAYLTAVLQQGADTAGAVAEATLRDVYQRVGFVAPRRGPAGA; this is encoded by the coding sequence ATGTCCGCGACGACCGAGCAACAGCCGCTGCCGGAGACTGCGCAGCCGACGGTGCCCGAGGGTGGGGCGCGTCCCCGCGTCCTCTCGGGCATCCAGCCGACCGCGGACTCCTTCCACTTCGGCAACTACCTCGGCGCGCTCCGCCAGTGGGTCGACCTGCAGCGCGACCACCAGCCGTTCTTCTTCATCGCCGACCTGCACGCGATCACGGTCGAGCACGACCCCAAGCTGCTCCGCGAGCGCACCCTGCGCGCGGCCGCGCAGCTGCTCGCGATGGGCATCGACCCGAACCGGGCCTCCATCTTCGTGCAGAGCCAGATCCCCGAGCACGCCCAGCTGGCGTGGGTCCTCAACTGCCTCACGGGCTTCGGTGAGGCCCGCCGGATGACGCAGTTCAAGGACAAGTCGGCCAAGCAGGGGGAGGGCGCGGCCTCGGTCGGGCTGTTCACCTACCCGATCCTCCAGGCCGCCGACATCCTGCTCTACCGCCCGCACTTCGTGCCGGTGGGCGAGGACCAGCGGCAGCACCTCGAGCTCACCCGCGACCTGGCACAGCGCTTCAACAGCCGCTACAAGAAGACGTTCCGACTGCCCGAGCCCTACATCCTGAAGTCGACCGCCAAGATCTACGACCTGCAGCTGGTCGACAAGCAGATGTCGAAGAGCATCGGCGGGAGCGGCTGCGTGTGGCTGCTCGACGAGCCGTCGGCCAGCGCGAAGAAGATCCGGTCCGCGGTGACCGACTCGGGCTCAGAGATCCGGTACGACGCGGAGGAGAAGCCGGGCATCAGCAACCTGCTGACGATCTACTCGGCGCTGAGCGGCGAGTCCATCGCCACGCTCGAGGAGCAGTACGCCGGCAAGGGGTACGGCGCGCTCAAGGGCGACCTTGCCGACCTCGTCGTCACGTTCGTGACGCCGTTCCGCGAGCGCACCCTCGAGCTGTTGGACGACCAGGCCTACCTGACCGCCGTCCTGCAGCAGGGGGCCGACACCGCCGGCGCCGTCGCCGAGGCGACCCTGCGCGACGTCTACCAGCGGGTCGGCTTCGTGGCACCACGTCGCGGACCGGCCGGGGCCTGA
- a CDS encoding MFS transporter: MTAAEVAGADQADGPVVATARPALAILALAVGGFTIGTTEFMTMGVLPEIADGVDVSVPTAGHVISAYALGVVVGVPVLAFFGAALPRRAMLVGLMAAYGVFNLISAIAPDYRVLTAARFLDGLPHGAFFGVASLVAASLVVPARRGRAVASVMLGLSVANVVGVPLATWLGQQAGWRSTYLLAAVLALITAAGVLAAVPSVPGDAGTSGRKEAREFFGSMQVWLTMAAGAIGFGGMFAVYSYIAKTVTVVGGLERGTVPFFVLALGLGMVVGTWVAGELAAWSVFRSLLLSAGFGSLILLAYYVAAPGGWALLPVAFLVTASGSVLVVNLQLRLMDVAGGAVTLGAAMNHAALNIANALGAWLGGLVIAAGWGYRAPAVLGAGLSALGVVILLWSAVAHRRGRALPAS; encoded by the coding sequence ATGACGGCGGCCGAGGTCGCCGGTGCTGATCAGGCCGACGGGCCCGTGGTCGCTACCGCCCGACCTGCGCTGGCGATCCTGGCGCTCGCGGTCGGCGGTTTCACGATCGGGACCACCGAGTTCATGACCATGGGCGTGCTGCCCGAGATCGCCGACGGTGTCGACGTCTCGGTGCCGACTGCGGGTCACGTGATCTCGGCGTACGCCCTGGGGGTCGTCGTCGGCGTGCCGGTGCTGGCCTTCTTCGGCGCAGCGCTGCCGCGGCGCGCGATGCTCGTCGGCCTGATGGCGGCGTACGGCGTCTTCAACCTGATCAGCGCGATCGCACCCGACTACCGCGTGCTGACGGCCGCGCGGTTCCTCGACGGGCTGCCGCACGGGGCCTTCTTCGGAGTGGCCAGCCTGGTCGCCGCGAGCCTGGTCGTCCCGGCCCGGCGGGGCCGGGCGGTGGCCAGCGTGATGCTCGGCCTGTCCGTCGCCAACGTGGTCGGTGTGCCGCTGGCGACCTGGCTCGGGCAGCAGGCCGGGTGGCGGTCGACGTACCTCCTGGCCGCCGTGCTCGCCCTGATCACTGCCGCCGGCGTGCTGGCCGCGGTGCCCTCGGTGCCCGGCGACGCGGGGACGAGCGGTCGCAAGGAGGCGCGGGAGTTCTTCGGGAGCATGCAGGTGTGGCTGACCATGGCCGCCGGTGCCATCGGGTTCGGCGGCATGTTCGCCGTCTACTCCTACATCGCCAAGACGGTCACCGTCGTCGGCGGTCTCGAGCGGGGTACGGTCCCGTTCTTCGTGCTCGCGCTCGGGCTCGGCATGGTGGTCGGCACCTGGGTGGCGGGCGAGCTGGCGGCGTGGTCGGTCTTCCGCAGCCTGCTGCTCTCCGCCGGGTTCGGCTCCCTCATCCTGCTCGCCTACTACGTCGCCGCGCCGGGGGGCTGGGCGTTGCTGCCGGTCGCGTTCCTGGTCACCGCCTCCGGGTCGGTGCTGGTCGTCAACCTGCAGCTGCGGTTGATGGACGTCGCCGGTGGCGCCGTGACACTGGGCGCGGCAATGAACCACGCCGCGCTCAACATCGCCAACGCCCTGGGCGCTTGGCTCGGTGGTCTCGTGATCGCCGCGGGCTGGGGCTACCGGGCGCCGGCGGTTCTCGGCGCCGGCCTCAGTGCGCTGGGCGTGGTGATCCTGCTGTGGTCGGCGGTCGCACATCGCCGGGGGCGCGCGCTACCAGCGTCCTGA